A part of Bacteroidota bacterium genomic DNA contains:
- a CDS encoding TraR/DksA family transcriptional regulator: MRATTRQQMKSALQNFPVRKRRAATPASGYTKAELEEFKLAMEEMASQIRQDIRAYNRILDTNTQSREEQSQAAYFLNRQTELLRHIESAMTRIRMGVFGTCVGCGEKIEKERLLAVPHTQLCVDCKNRGRSARRITAMSTAQ; this comes from the coding sequence ATGAGAGCAACAACAAGACAGCAGATGAAATCGGCCCTGCAGAATTTTCCCGTCCGCAAGCGCAGAGCTGCGACGCCCGCCTCAGGTTATACAAAGGCCGAGCTGGAAGAATTCAAGCTTGCGATGGAAGAAATGGCTTCGCAGATCCGGCAGGATATCAGGGCGTACAATCGCATTCTTGACACCAATACGCAGAGCAGAGAGGAACAGAGTCAGGCGGCGTATTTCCTCAATCGCCAGACTGAACTGCTGCGTCATATTGAATCGGCGATGACGCGCATCCGGATGGGTGTGTTCGGCACGTGTGTCGGATGCGGCGAGAAGATCGAAAAGGAACGATTGCTTGCGGTTCCCCACACTCAACTGTGTGTCGATTGCAAGAATCGCGGCAGGTCAGCACGAAGAATTACCGCAATGAGTACTGCCCAGTAA
- the def gene encoding peptide deformylase: MKQEILLLGNPVLRTKCRPVKNFNSRQLRSVITDLRDTLYDFRKRNGFGRGIAAPQIGITRQIIFIHINEPIAIINPRIIKRSKRLCSLWDDCFSFPNLTVKVKRHYSIEVRYQDEMGEKKTLQASGALSELLQHEIDHLNGVLAIDRAINSTHIILRSEFELHRDFSPQRHKGTRSLTKNK; encoded by the coding sequence ATGAAACAGGAAATTCTGTTGCTGGGGAATCCCGTCCTCAGGACGAAATGCAGGCCCGTGAAGAACTTCAACTCCCGGCAATTGCGCAGCGTTATCACCGATTTGCGTGACACGCTGTACGATTTCAGGAAACGCAACGGATTCGGCCGTGGCATTGCTGCCCCGCAAATCGGAATCACACGGCAAATCATCTTCATTCACATTAACGAACCCATCGCAATCATCAATCCGAGAATCATCAAACGCAGCAAAAGGCTCTGTTCGTTGTGGGATGATTGCTTCAGCTTCCCCAACCTCACCGTGAAGGTGAAACGACATTATTCTATAGAGGTTCGCTATCAAGATGAAATGGGGGAGAAGAAGACGCTACAAGCCAGCGGGGCACTTTCGGAACTATTGCAACACGAGATTGATCATCTGAACGGCGTTCTGGCAATTGATCGGGCGATCAACTCGACGCACATCATTCTTCGGTCCGAGTTCGAACTCCACAGAGATTTCTCACCACAAAGGCACAAAGGAACACGAAGTCTCACAAAGAATAAGTGA
- a CDS encoding acyl-ACP desaturase: MERFVASDNDIPVTSSRFEVIKSMEGFVKQHLSELLVPVEESWQPSDFLPDITQEDWHTQLAEFRSRASVLPDELLVVLVGDMVTEEALPTYQSWINRLQGVKDPTGASDTPWAQWGRGWTAEENRHGDLLNKYLYLSGRVDMRAVETTVHHLINNGFDPQTGDDPYLGFIYTSFQERATKISHRNVGVLAKKAGEDMLHKICGLIAGDEARHEKAYKLFMSKVFDLDPAQAVLSFAKMMKTKITMPAVLMYDGRDKNLFEKYSIVAQKTGVYTVKDYSDIIEDLVEHWRLETIQGLSDVAAKAQDYLCNLSERYANLANRVSFSGKEKFSWIFDRDVVLGLTS, encoded by the coding sequence ATGGAGCGATTTGTGGCGTCTGACAATGATATCCCCGTAACCTCTTCCCGGTTTGAAGTGATCAAAAGCATGGAGGGATTTGTCAAGCAGCATCTCTCCGAACTACTCGTACCCGTGGAGGAGAGCTGGCAGCCCAGCGATTTTCTACCCGACATTACGCAGGAGGACTGGCACACGCAACTCGCCGAGTTCCGGTCGCGAGCGTCTGTGCTGCCGGATGAACTGTTGGTGGTATTAGTGGGCGATATGGTAACGGAGGAGGCGCTCCCCACCTACCAGTCGTGGATCAACCGGCTGCAGGGCGTGAAAGACCCGACCGGCGCAAGCGACACGCCGTGGGCACAGTGGGGCCGCGGCTGGACGGCGGAGGAAAACCGCCACGGCGACTTGCTCAACAAGTACCTCTACCTCTCCGGCCGCGTGGATATGCGGGCCGTCGAAACAACAGTCCATCACCTCATCAACAACGGCTTCGACCCGCAAACGGGCGACGATCCGTATCTCGGATTCATCTATACGTCATTTCAGGAACGAGCGACGAAAATCTCGCACCGCAACGTGGGCGTGCTTGCAAAAAAAGCGGGCGAGGATATGCTCCACAAAATCTGCGGCCTGATTGCGGGCGACGAGGCACGGCACGAAAAGGCGTACAAGCTGTTCATGAGCAAGGTGTTCGACCTGGACCCTGCGCAGGCGGTACTCTCGTTTGCGAAGATGATGAAAACAAAAATCACCATGCCCGCCGTGCTCATGTACGACGGCAGGGACAAGAATCTGTTCGAGAAGTATTCGATTGTCGCGCAGAAAACCGGCGTGTACACCGTGAAGGATTACTCGGACATCATCGAGGATCTGGTGGAACATTGGAGACTGGAGACGATTCAGGGACTCTCGGATGTTGCGGCGAAGGCGCAGGATTATCTCTGCAACCTTTCGGAACGCTACGCGAATTTAGCTAACCGTGTGAGTTTTTCCGGGAAGGAAAAATTCAGCTGGATTTTCGACAGGGATGTTGTGTTAGGATTGACCTCGTAG
- a CDS encoding sulfurtransferase, which produces MSRFTASLAVLVLTTLFPLHALHATDGKPSGHILVTTEWLHKHLQDPSLVILHVAFAKGEYYAGHIPGARLVPWQSIVTPPPQPPGSGLTSELPPVSQLDSLFKSAGVSDNSHVVIYGAVVSAARLFWTLEQIGFAGKLSVLDGGLDAWREEKRPLSTEIPEVQRGTLTTHPRSDVVVNADWIMKSMNSPSTRIVDARLPHFYVGADSGGMARAGHVPGAVNIPYTSLLRELSKYRDYETLKMLFRDAEVKEGEQVVAYCHVGQTASVVYFAARLLGHDVRIYDGSFQDWARRTELPLDIPMRVPPK; this is translated from the coding sequence ATGTCACGATTCACCGCATCTCTCGCCGTTCTCGTTCTCACAACGCTCTTCCCATTGCACGCGTTGCACGCAACCGACGGGAAGCCCTCCGGCCACATCCTCGTTACAACCGAATGGCTTCACAAGCATTTGCAGGATCCCTCGCTCGTTATTCTGCATGTGGCGTTTGCCAAAGGTGAGTACTACGCCGGGCACATTCCCGGTGCCCGTTTGGTTCCGTGGCAATCCATCGTAACGCCGCCGCCGCAACCACCGGGGTCGGGACTCACGTCCGAACTCCCTCCCGTTTCTCAACTCGACTCTCTATTTAAATCCGCCGGTGTTTCCGACAACTCACATGTTGTGATTTATGGCGCCGTTGTTTCGGCTGCACGCCTATTCTGGACGCTGGAGCAGATTGGTTTTGCCGGAAAACTGTCGGTTTTGGATGGAGGATTGGACGCATGGCGCGAAGAAAAGCGGCCGCTCTCAACCGAAATTCCTGAAGTTCAACGCGGCACTCTCACAACACACCCCCGCTCCGATGTTGTCGTTAATGCGGATTGGATTATGAAGTCAATGAACTCCCCTTCAACACGGATTGTGGATGCCCGACTTCCCCACTTCTACGTCGGCGCTGATTCCGGCGGAATGGCAAGAGCCGGACATGTTCCCGGCGCCGTAAATATTCCCTACACTTCTCTCTTGCGAGAGCTCTCAAAATACAGGGACTATGAGACGTTGAAGATGCTCTTTCGTGATGCTGAAGTAAAGGAAGGCGAACAAGTCGTGGCGTACTGCCACGTTGGACAGACTGCCAGCGTCGTGTACTTCGCCGCCCGTTTATTGGGCCATGATGTAAGAATCTACGACGGCTCGTTTCAGGATTGGGCAAGAAGAACAGAATTGCCACTCGACATACCCATGCGTGTTCCTCCAAAGTAG
- a CDS encoding T9SS type A sorting domain-containing protein, producing the protein MPAQTQVGPLDFDIGKSAEYWPSGYFYWGGSGQTSYPVGRFLSGQTIHTDRVFFQWNFSGAQIPEDATVASARLQVTASGESGQSPPEFNFWISTNDYDLSTPPSAQTLYLSANSSIVASNQQTSNFTYTADFGQSSDFVSALQASLSAERFVIGIVSSTEGSGVGYSYRVPGLGSPFVPVKLTIWIAPQEVTADQVFEDDERIQASKIGHWEENAFAEYVVPEYFEFELNTTQTFRADTTVWPNETTNYDEKYHTWNASDDVVNHRDFLIQPGLSIVKSQFRRVNNATIQAQLLDGGNPGGTIDFKDPWLIDTADAKGPKNRSMNPRWRTQSSPFSNTTSNTWYKGVFLNQSFGGTSPYYSVGAPFENTINSHLAYFQNWSGSSVTHHDPSQQQTPVVFIASGATSVAQYKGKLLSSVSNPTGSNSQRVVAGIPYGTHGEELYALAYPSAGELWWNVSFDNGSTWWNEKRFTNSGGTASAPSIALWTECVTSSPLNDPCDTDLYAVYRKQSGGNYQIMFTIPPFPEAGISSSVQLNSTSISTNIDTRPVITRVDYFGGPWLYAFWEGTGGLWMNFAYPENGDWEWAGEDLRYSGYLSPSVSGVSDVNFFLTYDNRDDVKIIDYVGAVDEVVPASVAPLSRSSQVSANTSNSPGEAHVVWEASNPQQEEQQRVMYQRWYDDNWDEAHEFASYSPAVDFSRPTVSSLSSGKVVCAWDNGSSTYKAENEGEEWMVTEVYESLIHPNLVIAGSNDPLASTRIAGTAPSGPPHELVFGTETDNTDKSTLSSVVPTQYGRRAVVARRPYHEKKSLRERTVAERLDPAEADTSAYFFVEVSAIDLKLSNGTIVPLEFTNETSPAPNENSVWSRLSTSPLTLPANVDSVFVEGVAVMHGFSNLVNREIGLSFDVIDADNGTLIKRVNRERIYQSNGKGNLSLRDRLEGLHGRRVFLKPTVRGFAGNSRNLVTTVVHVHTVLDELSRNQNLLTKQDHSRKSEIPTTFAVHANYPNPFNPSTTIKFELPENSSVSLVVYDVLGREVAQLVSGSREAGYHSATWDASNMSSGVYFARFTATDANGSIRLNKVNKLLLTK; encoded by the coding sequence ATGCCGGCTCAGACCCAAGTCGGGCCTTTGGATTTTGACATCGGCAAGAGCGCTGAGTACTGGCCCAGTGGTTACTTCTATTGGGGTGGTAGCGGACAAACCTCGTATCCGGTCGGTCGGTTCCTAAGTGGCCAAACCATTCACACCGACAGGGTCTTCTTTCAATGGAACTTTTCAGGAGCACAAATCCCGGAAGACGCCACAGTTGCCTCGGCACGCCTTCAAGTCACGGCCTCAGGGGAGTCAGGCCAAAGTCCACCGGAGTTCAACTTTTGGATATCTACAAACGATTACGACCTCTCGACTCCACCGTCAGCGCAAACACTCTACCTGTCGGCGAACAGCAGTATCGTTGCATCCAACCAGCAGACTTCGAATTTCACGTATACAGCTGATTTCGGACAATCGTCCGATTTCGTGTCTGCGTTGCAGGCATCTCTATCGGCGGAACGCTTCGTAATCGGCATTGTAAGTTCGACTGAAGGGAGTGGTGTAGGATATTCGTATAGAGTTCCCGGCCTTGGCTCCCCCTTTGTGCCTGTGAAGCTCACGATTTGGATCGCGCCGCAAGAAGTAACGGCAGACCAAGTATTCGAGGACGACGAGCGTATCCAAGCTAGTAAAATTGGTCACTGGGAAGAAAACGCTTTTGCGGAATATGTCGTACCTGAATACTTTGAGTTCGAATTGAACACAACGCAAACCTTCAGAGCCGATACTACTGTCTGGCCCAACGAAACGACGAATTACGATGAAAAGTACCATACCTGGAATGCTTCCGACGATGTCGTTAACCATCGAGATTTTCTGATTCAACCGGGACTCTCGATAGTGAAATCACAATTCAGGAGAGTGAACAACGCGACAATCCAAGCCCAGCTTCTTGATGGTGGTAATCCTGGTGGCACTATAGACTTTAAGGACCCTTGGCTGATTGATACTGCCGACGCGAAAGGTCCCAAAAACCGCAGCATGAACCCAAGATGGCGAACGCAATCATCTCCTTTCAGCAATACTACTTCCAACACTTGGTACAAAGGCGTGTTCTTGAACCAATCCTTTGGCGGTACTTCACCCTACTACTCCGTCGGCGCGCCGTTTGAGAACACAATTAACAGCCATTTGGCATACTTCCAGAATTGGTCGGGCAGTAGTGTGACGCATCATGACCCATCTCAACAACAAACCCCCGTTGTTTTCATCGCATCCGGCGCAACTTCTGTGGCACAGTACAAAGGCAAGCTTCTCTCCTCCGTTAGCAACCCTACCGGCAGCAACAGCCAGCGGGTTGTCGCAGGGATTCCGTATGGAACCCACGGAGAGGAGTTGTATGCCCTTGCCTATCCCAGCGCGGGCGAACTTTGGTGGAATGTTTCGTTCGACAACGGATCGACCTGGTGGAATGAAAAACGGTTCACTAATAGTGGGGGTACGGCAAGTGCGCCATCAATTGCCCTTTGGACCGAGTGCGTCACAAGCAGTCCTTTAAATGATCCGTGCGATACAGACTTGTATGCCGTGTACCGGAAGCAGTCCGGCGGCAATTACCAAATCATGTTTACCATACCGCCGTTTCCGGAGGCCGGAATCTCGTCCTCAGTTCAACTCAACTCGACGTCAATCAGCACCAATATTGACACGAGACCCGTCATCACACGCGTCGATTATTTCGGCGGTCCGTGGCTGTACGCGTTTTGGGAAGGTACGGGAGGTTTATGGATGAATTTCGCGTATCCGGAGAATGGCGACTGGGAATGGGCTGGTGAAGACTTGCGATACTCCGGTTATTTGAGCCCGAGCGTTTCCGGGGTCAGCGATGTGAATTTCTTCCTGACGTATGACAATAGGGATGATGTGAAGATCATCGACTACGTTGGCGCGGTTGATGAAGTCGTACCGGCGAGTGTTGCTCCGCTCTCACGCTCCTCGCAGGTAAGCGCCAACACGTCGAACAGTCCCGGGGAAGCTCATGTTGTGTGGGAAGCATCGAACCCGCAGCAAGAGGAGCAACAACGAGTTATGTACCAACGCTGGTATGATGATAATTGGGACGAAGCTCATGAATTCGCCAGCTATTCCCCTGCTGTCGATTTCTCACGTCCCACGGTCAGCAGTTTGTCCTCCGGAAAGGTGGTTTGCGCATGGGATAACGGGTCGAGCACATACAAGGCTGAGAACGAGGGCGAGGAATGGATGGTAACCGAAGTATACGAGTCGTTGATCCATCCGAACCTTGTTATTGCCGGGTCTAACGATCCGCTTGCCTCGACGCGGATTGCCGGAACAGCACCTTCTGGGCCGCCACACGAACTGGTATTTGGCACAGAGACAGACAATACCGACAAGAGCACATTAAGTTCCGTCGTTCCCACACAGTACGGCAGGCGGGCTGTTGTTGCCCGGCGGCCTTACCATGAGAAAAAATCGTTGCGCGAACGGACAGTGGCAGAACGGCTGGATCCTGCAGAAGCCGACACATCGGCATACTTCTTTGTAGAGGTATCCGCGATAGATCTGAAACTCTCAAACGGAACAATTGTGCCACTCGAGTTCACAAACGAAACGAGTCCGGCACCAAACGAGAACTCAGTGTGGAGCAGACTTTCAACATCGCCTCTTACCCTGCCAGCTAATGTTGATAGTGTATTCGTTGAGGGGGTCGCAGTCATGCACGGCTTTTCCAATCTTGTGAATCGTGAAATCGGCCTCTCATTTGATGTGATCGATGCCGACAACGGTACGCTGATCAAGCGTGTCAACAGGGAAAGGATCTATCAGTCAAACGGGAAAGGGAATCTCTCTTTGCGTGACCGGCTTGAAGGTCTGCACGGCCGACGGGTGTTCCTGAAACCAACGGTGCGAGGTTTTGCAGGAAACAGCCGCAATCTCGTTACAACTGTTGTGCATGTGCATACTGTTCTTGACGAGCTCTCGCGAAACCAGAACCTTTTGACCAAGCAAGATCACAGCCGAAAGTCAGAGATCCCAACCACTTTTGCAGTTCATGCGAACTATCCCAATCCCTTCAATCCATCGACGACAATCAAATTTGAGTTGCCGGAAAACAGCAGCGTGAGTTTGGTGGTGTACGATGTTCTTGGAAGAGAAGTGGCACAGTTGGTCAGTGGTTCTCGTGAAGCCGGTTATCACTCAGCAACGTGGGATGCCTCGAACATGTCCAGTGGCGTCTACTTCGCTCGGTTCACGGCGACCGATGCGAACGGAAGTATTCGGCTGAACAAAGTCAACAAATTGCTACTGACGAAGTGA
- a CDS encoding MBL fold metallo-hydrolase — protein MKVEQIRSMDGTGTLSYLLIDETGKNAVLIDPNIEDVETISAMIRNAHVTLTHIFDTHTHADHVTGAGELQKLFGAKIVMHENTKNKWKVIDQGDKFGIGDILRANAKIPIDMYVNDGDVITSGTMSIKVLFTPGHTDNHITMHVGDSIFTGDLLLIGQAGRSDLPGGNMEEQYDSLMNKILPLPDSTKMYPGHDYEENVYALLGDEKRTNPFLERRTKAEYMQFVEDFFPPLAEASATGGKMTLQCGVQRVPQPTDSFKNITPQELMKLMNEKNNLHLLDVREPFELMSMGAIEGVQNISVRELKHRTAELPQDKSTEIVSICATGSRSMEAAHLLQQLGYTNVKNLTGGTVAWLKSGFPVERPAMKV, from the coding sequence ATGAAGGTTGAACAGATCCGCTCAATGGACGGAACGGGAACACTCTCGTATCTGCTGATTGATGAGACGGGGAAGAATGCCGTTCTCATAGATCCCAACATTGAAGATGTTGAGACGATTTCTGCAATGATCCGGAACGCGCACGTGACGCTGACGCATATCTTCGACACGCACACACATGCCGATCACGTCACGGGAGCCGGCGAATTGCAGAAACTGTTCGGCGCAAAAATCGTGATGCACGAGAATACGAAAAACAAGTGGAAGGTGATTGATCAGGGAGACAAATTCGGCATCGGCGATATTCTCAGGGCGAACGCCAAGATTCCGATTGATATGTATGTGAATGATGGCGATGTGATCACGTCGGGAACAATGAGTATCAAAGTCCTGTTTACGCCGGGACATACGGATAATCACATTACGATGCACGTCGGCGACAGTATTTTCACGGGCGATTTGTTGCTTATCGGCCAGGCGGGGCGAAGCGATTTGCCCGGCGGCAATATGGAGGAACAATACGACAGCCTGATGAACAAAATTCTTCCCCTCCCCGACTCGACAAAAATGTATCCCGGGCACGACTATGAGGAGAATGTGTACGCATTGCTCGGAGATGAAAAGCGTACAAATCCTTTCCTCGAACGCCGCACAAAAGCGGAGTACATGCAATTCGTTGAAGATTTCTTCCCCCCTCTTGCGGAAGCTTCTGCAACAGGCGGCAAGATGACGCTGCAATGCGGCGTGCAGCGTGTTCCGCAGCCAACGGATTCATTCAAAAACATAACGCCCCAGGAGCTGATGAAGTTGATGAATGAGAAGAACAACCTCCATCTGCTCGATGTCCGTGAACCATTTGAATTGATGTCGATGGGAGCAATCGAGGGCGTGCAGAATATCTCCGTGCGGGAGTTGAAACATCGTACTGCCGAGCTACCGCAGGATAAGTCAACAGAGATTGTGAGCATTTGCGCAACCGGCAGTCGCTCAATGGAAGCCGCGCATTTGCTGCAGCAACTCGGCTACACGAACGTGAAGAACCTCACGGGCGGGACTGTTGCCTGGCTGAAAAGCGGATTCCCCGTTGAGAGGCCTGCGATGAAGGTGTAA
- a CDS encoding SDR family oxidoreductase, with the protein MSKHFFITGGTGLVGKNLIPRLLSKFPDSTITLLVRGEDEGEANERTQNIARQIADEFTIPDAPERIEGILGDVGLDHCGLNPAQIERIVKEATHIVHGAATIRFDHPIDEARALNCGGTKRLLSIAHMAAERGRLERFVYIGSSSVSGQRGGHIYEDELEMGQKFFNTYEQSKNESERIVRNNFDKIPCTVFRPSIIIGDSRTGKTSSFNVIYIPLRLVQKGLLTYVPGTPDTLMDLVPIDWVDDAMVHILTKEESVGKVFHITAGPNRAARLDEVVVAAVKYFDKHTPLKHPRTMEFISKEEYEKRRSAMRGREDALMSQLDTLLPYVTVNRLFDSSNADKLLEGSGIEFPLFKNYSDKIFGYCVKTNWGRAEADD; encoded by the coding sequence ATGTCCAAACATTTCTTCATCACCGGCGGCACGGGATTGGTCGGCAAGAATTTGATTCCGCGGCTGCTGAGCAAATTCCCGGACTCAACTATCACACTGCTTGTGCGGGGAGAAGACGAAGGCGAAGCGAACGAGCGTACGCAGAACATTGCCCGGCAGATTGCCGATGAGTTCACTATCCCCGATGCGCCGGAACGCATTGAAGGGATATTGGGTGATGTGGGGCTTGATCATTGCGGCCTGAACCCGGCGCAGATTGAGCGCATCGTCAAGGAAGCGACGCACATTGTGCACGGCGCCGCCACGATTCGCTTCGATCATCCGATTGACGAAGCGCGGGCACTGAATTGCGGCGGGACGAAGCGGCTTCTTTCCATCGCCCACATGGCCGCTGAACGCGGAAGGCTTGAACGCTTCGTGTACATCGGCAGCTCGTCGGTGTCCGGGCAGCGGGGCGGTCACATTTACGAAGACGAATTGGAGATGGGGCAGAAGTTCTTCAACACGTACGAGCAGTCGAAGAACGAATCCGAGCGGATCGTGCGGAACAACTTCGACAAAATCCCTTGTACAGTCTTCCGTCCCAGCATTATCATCGGCGATTCGCGTACGGGCAAAACCAGCTCGTTCAACGTTATCTACATCCCTCTCCGCCTCGTGCAGAAGGGCTTGCTCACGTACGTCCCCGGCACGCCCGACACACTGATGGATTTGGTGCCAATTGATTGGGTGGACGATGCGATGGTTCACATTCTCACAAAAGAAGAATCCGTTGGCAAGGTGTTCCACATAACCGCCGGACCCAACCGTGCCGCCCGACTCGACGAAGTGGTTGTTGCCGCCGTGAAGTACTTCGACAAGCATACACCGCTGAAACATCCACGCACAATGGAATTCATCTCAAAAGAAGAATACGAAAAGCGCCGCTCGGCAATGCGGGGACGCGAAGATGCACTCATGTCGCAGCTCGACACGCTGCTTCCCTACGTCACCGTCAACCGTCTGTTCGATTCGTCAAATGCAGACAAGCTGCTGGAGGGAAGCGGAATCGAGTTCCCTCTTTTCAAGAACTACTCGGATAAGATTTTCGGGTATTGTGTGAAGACGAATTGGGGAAGAGCAGAGGCTGATGATTAG
- a CDS encoding glycosyltransferase family 1 protein → MRPEHDGVTRVLYRLVSYLNTNDIRHIFFSPIVPSSDYGTLFHRVPSVTFPLYKDYRFAIPGTRHFEQELRAFRPDILHINSPCSLGYAAVKFGEQHNIPVVATYHTHFASYAKYYNITALEGLSWAYIRRLYNRCQRVFVPSQPILDELYTHGLRTLEFLPHGVDTETFNPRLKDPAWKPTIGAEGKHVLLFAGRLVWEKDLKTLAEAYKILTAKRNDAVFVVAGDGPVREELKRLMPETIFLGHESKRDLAVAYASSDLFVFPSTTETFGNVTLEAMASGLPPICAREGGAFGIIREGATGLLAKPRCPTDLVRNIELLLDNRGLRESVSKQAFAFAQQQQWEHIFNRMFTSYHNVLHEFSSFQERKGRRGHGASVYYRPSFGSAH, encoded by the coding sequence ATGCGCCCCGAACACGACGGGGTGACCCGTGTGCTGTATCGACTCGTCAGCTACTTGAATACCAACGATATTCGCCACATCTTTTTCTCTCCCATTGTCCCGTCATCGGACTACGGCACTCTGTTCCACCGCGTGCCTTCCGTGACATTTCCATTGTACAAAGATTACCGTTTTGCAATACCGGGCACGCGACATTTTGAGCAGGAATTGCGGGCCTTCCGGCCTGACATTCTCCACATCAATAGTCCATGCTCCCTCGGTTATGCAGCCGTGAAGTTTGGTGAACAGCACAACATTCCAGTGGTTGCAACGTATCACACTCACTTCGCAAGCTACGCGAAATACTACAACATCACGGCACTTGAGGGATTGAGCTGGGCATATATCAGACGGCTGTACAACAGGTGCCAGAGAGTGTTTGTACCGTCGCAGCCGATTCTTGATGAGCTCTACACACACGGGCTACGCACACTTGAGTTCCTGCCCCATGGTGTCGATACAGAGACATTCAATCCCAGACTGAAGGATCCGGCATGGAAACCGACAATTGGAGCAGAAGGAAAGCATGTTCTTCTGTTCGCTGGACGTCTTGTCTGGGAGAAAGATTTGAAAACGCTTGCCGAAGCGTACAAAATTCTTACCGCGAAGAGAAATGATGCCGTCTTTGTGGTAGCCGGAGACGGGCCCGTGCGTGAAGAATTGAAACGACTAATGCCGGAAACAATATTCCTCGGCCACGAGTCAAAACGGGATTTGGCTGTTGCCTATGCGTCGAGTGATCTGTTCGTGTTTCCATCCACAACGGAGACTTTCGGAAACGTTACGCTCGAAGCGATGGCATCAGGTCTGCCGCCTATCTGTGCCCGGGAGGGGGGCGCGTTCGGGATTATCCGTGAAGGCGCGACAGGACTTCTGGCCAAGCCCCGATGCCCGACCGACCTTGTACGCAACATCGAATTGCTGCTCGATAACCGCGGACTGCGGGAGAGCGTCAGCAAACAAGCGTTCGCTTTCGCTCAACAGCAACAGTGGGAACACATTTTCAACAGAATGTTTACAAGCTATCACAACGTACTGCATGAATTCTCATCATTTCAAGAACGCAAGGGGAGACGCGGACATGGAGCGTCCGTTTACTATCGCCCATCTTTCGGATCTGCACATTAG